One Neosynechococcus sphagnicola sy1 genomic window carries:
- a CDS encoding HEAT repeat domain-containing protein: MDPEVARQAAIALGRWGTGAAVTMLMQRLKAVGTTIELEIEIVRALGWIGTAKALEALGHSLTLDHPSDRSILLSQEIVNILGRVTPDLKAAAAAILISGLQSNTPSFQHPRIRQLAALALGQLGAIQGLEPLIQLLADADLGVRLHTITALKQVGTPETIYQQLQAHLAAVNLSAALHQGITEALKEW, from the coding sequence ATGGATCCAGAGGTTGCTCGTCAAGCAGCGATCGCCCTGGGGCGCTGGGGAACGGGTGCAGCTGTGACAATGCTGATGCAGCGGCTAAAGGCCGTGGGGACGACCATCGAACTTGAGATTGAAATTGTCCGAGCCTTGGGCTGGATTGGCACTGCTAAGGCTCTGGAAGCCTTAGGCCACAGCCTCACCCTGGATCACCCGTCAGACAGATCGATCCTACTGTCTCAGGAAATTGTCAACATCCTGGGACGAGTGACCCCTGATCTCAAGGCGGCAGCCGCCGCAATTTTGATCTCAGGTTTACAGTCCAATACCCCCAGTTTCCAACACCCTAGGATTCGCCAGCTGGCAGCCCTGGCTTTGGGGCAATTGGGAGCCATTCAAGGGTTGGAACCCCTGATTCAACTCCTCGCGGATGCAGATTTGGGTGTCAGGTTACACACCATTACAGCCCTCAAGCAAGTGGGCACACCCGAAACTATTTATCAACAACTCCAAGCACACTTAGCAGCGGTCAATCTATCTGCGGCACTGCATCAGGGCATTACTGAAGCCTTGAAGGAGTGGTGA
- a CDS encoding HEAT repeat domain-containing protein — protein sequence MTDLLADPSTRCLGVRSLAYLGQPATIPALLSVIEDEDVTVRTLAIEALSYLQDPRVPEVLLRSLSDAAAAVRQVAVQGLGVRPYLATHLDRLQILGGAALGHGSRGCSSSSDRPGALGNGCSCDNADAAAKGRGDDHRT from the coding sequence TTGACTGATTTACTAGCAGACCCCAGCACTCGCTGTTTAGGAGTACGATCGCTGGCCTACCTGGGACAGCCAGCAACCATCCCGGCCTTACTGAGCGTCATTGAGGATGAGGATGTCACGGTACGTACCCTTGCCATTGAAGCCCTGAGTTATTTACAAGACCCGCGGGTTCCCGAGGTATTGTTGCGATCGCTCAGCGATGCGGCGGCGGCGGTGAGGCAGGTCGCGGTTCAAGGCTTGGGGGTACGACCATACTTGGCAACCCACCTGGATCGGTTGCAAATACTGGGGGGAGCGGCTCTGGGACATGGATCCAGAGGTTGCTCGTCAAGCAGCGATCGCCCTGGGGCGCTGGGGAACGGGTGCAGCTGTGACAATGCTGATGCAGCGGCTAAAGGCCGTGGGGACGACCATCGAACTTGA
- a CDS encoding glycosyltransferase family 2 protein, with product MVFLIPDIVKAQQPITLSVVVPACNNPLFTEQCLNALVDTMALLEHYDLWVEPEYLLIDDHSQDVAIQRLFTDFQQAYPGTRYWDLQHKHHYTGVLALGLDEARGDRILFLSNDMILTPTFLVSTLVVSLLDPQHGIVRGKSNHCDCFPQYELLPVQDLTTYWDICEFAEQVLEQFGWASAEDDILTGDCFILSRAVIDAIGSVDRQYFSYFGDIDYGLRAQRAGFKLVCALGAWLWHWGAGHMMHEASTSGTEMLELRQRRSQEIQSAYTKFRQKWQPSMPEDYISINNSLLFEYLRQLRNG from the coding sequence ATGGTGTTTTTGATTCCTGATATTGTTAAGGCTCAACAACCGATCACGCTGAGTGTGGTTGTTCCCGCTTGTAATAATCCCTTGTTTACCGAGCAATGCCTGAATGCCTTGGTGGATACCATGGCGCTCCTGGAACACTATGACCTCTGGGTAGAGCCAGAATATTTACTCATTGATGACCACTCTCAGGATGTGGCGATACAGCGGCTCTTTACCGACTTTCAGCAGGCTTATCCCGGTACTCGGTATTGGGATCTTCAACACAAGCATCACTACACGGGCGTGCTAGCACTGGGGTTGGATGAGGCCAGGGGCGATCGCATTTTGTTTCTCAGCAACGACATGATCCTGACCCCGACCTTTTTAGTGTCCACCCTGGTGGTATCCCTCCTGGATCCGCAGCATGGCATTGTTCGGGGAAAGAGTAACCATTGCGACTGTTTCCCCCAATATGAACTGCTTCCTGTCCAGGATTTGACCACCTATTGGGACATTTGCGAATTTGCGGAACAAGTGCTGGAACAGTTTGGTTGGGCCAGCGCTGAAGACGACATCCTCACGGGGGATTGCTTCATCCTGAGTCGGGCTGTCATTGATGCCATTGGCTCAGTGGATCGGCAGTATTTCAGCTATTTTGGGGACATTGATTATGGATTGCGCGCCCAGCGAGCTGGCTTCAAGTTGGTCTGTGCCCTAGGAGCCTGGCTGTGGCACTGGGGGGCTGGCCACATGATGCACGAAGCATCTACCAGTGGCACCGAAATGCTAGAGCTACGGCAGCGACGGTCGCAGGAAATCCAATCTGCCTATACAAAGTTCCGGCAGAAGTGGCAGCCATCCATGCCTGAGGACTACATCAGTATTAACAATTCGCTGTTGTTTGAGTATTTACGGCAGCTACGGAATGGATAG